From a single Phocoena sinus isolate mPhoSin1 chromosome 1, mPhoSin1.pri, whole genome shotgun sequence genomic region:
- the LOC116758249 gene encoding LOW QUALITY PROTEIN: dihydrolipoyl dehydrogenase, mitochondrial-like (The sequence of the model RefSeq protein was modified relative to this genomic sequence to represent the inferred CDS: substituted 1 base at 1 genomic stop codon), with the protein MAHGKDFASRGIEMSEVRLNLEKMMEQKSNAVKALTGGIAHLFKQKKIAHVNGYGKITGKNQVTAMKADGSTQVIDTKNILIATGSKVTPFPGITIDEDTVVSSTGTLSLKKVPEKMVVIGAGVIGVELGSVWQRLGADVTAVEFWGHVGGIGIDMEISKNFQCILHKQGFKFKLNTKFTGATKKSDGKIDVSIEAASGDKAEVITCDVLLVCIGRXPFTKNLGLEELGIELDPRGKIPVNTRFQTKIPNIYAIGDVVTGPMLAHKAEDEGFICDEGMAGGAVRIDYNCVPSVIYTHPEVAWVGKSEEQLKEEGIEYKVGKFLFAANSRAKTNADTDGMVKILGQKSTDRVLGSHILGPGAGEIINGAALALEYGASCEDIARVCHAHPTLSEAFREANLAASFGKSINFSIRRLYFSEISWKLL; encoded by the coding sequence ATGGCCCATGGAAAAGATTTTGCATCTAGAGGAATTGAAATGTCTGAAGTTCGCTTGAATTTAGAGAAGATGATGGAGCAGAAGAGTAATGCAGTAAAAGCTTTAACGGGTGGAATTGCCCACttattcaaacagaaaaagaTTGCTCATGTAAATGGATATGGAAAGATAACTGGGAAAAATCAGGTCACCGCTATGAAAGCTGATGGCAGCACTCAAGTTATTGATACAAAGAACATTCTTATAGCCACAGGTTCAAAAGTCACTCCTTTTCCTGGAATTACAATTGATGAAGATACAGTAGTGTCATCTACAGgtactttgtctttaaaaaaagttccAGAAAAGATGGTTGTCATTGGTGCAGGAGTAATAGGTGTAGAATTGGGCTCAGTTTGGCAAAGACTTGGTGCAGATGTGACAGCAGTTGAGTTTTGGGGTCATGTTGGCGGAATTGGAATTGATATGGAGATATCTAAAAACTTTCAATGCATCCTTCACAAACaaggatttaaatttaaattgaataCCAAATTTACTGGTGCTACTAAGAAGTCAGATGGAAAAATTGATGTTTCTATTGAAGCTGCTTCTGGTGATAAAGCTGAAGTTATCACTTGTGATGTACTCCTGGTTTGCATTGGCCGATGACCCTTTACTAAGAATTTGGGACTAGAGGAGCTTGGAATTGAGCTGGATCCTAGAGGTAAAATTCCAGTAAATACCAGATTCCAAACTAAAATTCCAAATATCTATGCAATTGGCGATGTGGTTACTGGTCCAATGCTGGCTCACAAAGCAGAGGATGAAGGCTTTATCTGTGATGAAGGGATGGCTGGTGGCGCTGTGCGCATTGACTACAATTGTGTACCATCGGTGATTTACACACACCCTGAAGTTGCTTGGGTTGGCAAATCAGAAGAGCAGTTGAAAGAAGAGGGTATTGAGTACAAAGTTGGGAAATTCCTATTTGCTGCTAACAGCAGAGCTAAGACAAACGCTGACACAGATGGTATGGTGAAGATACTTGGGCAGAAATCAACAGACAGAGTATTGGGATCACATATTCTAGGACCAGGTGCTGGTGAAATAATAAATGGAGCTGCTCTTGCACTGGAATATGGAGCATCCTGTGAAGATatagctagagtctgtcatgcacaTCCAACCTTATCAGAAGCTTTTAGAGAAGCAAACCTGGCTGCATCATTTGGCAAATCGATCAACTTTTCAATTAGAAgattatatttttctgaaatttcctgGAAGCTTTTATAG